A region of Rhodospirillales bacterium DNA encodes the following proteins:
- a CDS encoding urease accessory protein UreF, protein MVTDSGASSAALYRLMAWLSPAYPVGAFSYSHGLEYAIEAGFVADRATLTDWIAGVLAHGTGRVDGALFAAAWRAAEAGDDAALDGVAAMAAAWRSTSEMALESRQQGGSFLSITRAAWPAPALERFVVRRDGICALPVAVAVAAAAHGVPLAAALTAYLHAFAANLCSAAVRSIPLGQSDGQLALAALAPAVESAVAAALAVDDLDEVGAAAPLLDWCSMRHETQYTRLFRS, encoded by the coding sequence ATGGTCACGGATAGCGGCGCCTCCAGCGCGGCGCTGTACCGGCTGATGGCGTGGCTGTCGCCGGCCTATCCGGTCGGCGCGTTCAGCTACAGCCACGGGCTGGAATACGCGATCGAGGCGGGCTTCGTCGCCGACCGCGCGACGTTGACGGACTGGATCGCGGGCGTGCTGGCGCACGGCACCGGCCGCGTCGACGGCGCGCTGTTCGCGGCGGCGTGGCGCGCGGCGGAGGCCGGCGACGACGCGGCGCTAGACGGCGTCGCGGCGATGGCGGCGGCGTGGCGCAGCACGTCCGAGATGGCGCTGGAGTCGCGGCAACAGGGCGGATCGTTCCTGTCGATCACGCGCGCGGCGTGGCCGGCGCCGGCGCTGGAGCGCTTCGTGGTCCGCCGCGACGGGATCTGCGCGCTGCCGGTCGCCGTGGCGGTCGCCGCCGCCGCGCATGGCGTGCCGCTGGCGGCCGCGCTGACCGCGTACCTGCACGCGTTCGCGGCCAATCTGTGCTCGGCGGCGGTGCGCTCGATCCCTCTGGGCCAGTCCGACGGCCAGCTCGCGCTGGCGGCGCTGGCGCCGGCGGTCGAGTCGGCCGTCGCCGCCGCGCTGGCGGTCGACGACCTCGACGAGGTCGGCGCCGCCGCGCCGTTGCTGGACTGGTGCTCGATGCGGCACGAGACCCAGTACACGCGGTTGTTCCGGTCATGA
- a CDS encoding urease accessory protein UreE, which produces MRRAARVARAGSWPAESRVDSITLIYDDRYRRRLRLLGDAGTDFLLDLPEPVVLREGDGLALDDGGYVMVKAADEPLIEIRARDPALFVRLAWHLGNRHLPTQIEADRMLIRDDHVIVDMLKGLGAEVAKVACAFDPEGGAYGQQNHDSLHPHAHGAGGRHGHDGHGHG; this is translated from the coding sequence ATGAGGCGCGCCGCCCGGGTCGCGCGCGCCGGCTCGTGGCCGGCGGAGTCGCGCGTCGATTCGATCACCCTGATCTACGACGACCGCTACCGCCGCCGGCTGCGGTTGCTCGGCGACGCCGGCACGGATTTCCTGCTCGACCTGCCCGAGCCGGTGGTGCTGCGCGAGGGCGACGGGCTGGCGCTCGACGATGGAGGCTACGTGATGGTGAAAGCGGCCGACGAGCCCTTGATCGAGATCCGCGCCCGCGACCCGGCGTTGTTCGTCAGGCTGGCCTGGCATCTCGGCAACCGCCATCTGCCGACCCAGATCGAGGCCGACCGCATGCTGATCCGCGACGACCACGTGATCGTCGACATGCTGAAGGGGCTCGGCGCCGAGGTCGCGAAAGTGGCCTGCGCGTTCGATCCCGAAGGCGGCGCCTACGGCCAGCAAAACCATGATTCGCTGCATCCGCACGCCCACGGCGCCGGCGGACGCCACGGACACGACGGCCATGGTCACGGATAG
- the ureC gene encoding urease subunit alpha — MKPGEIIPATGEIALNEGRETITLEVANSGDRPIQVGSHYHFFETNEALKFDRAKSKGFRLNIAAGTAVRFEPGQTREVTLVAMAGARVVHGFNAKVSGKLPPAKRVTASGGNSPARISRSAYASMFGPTVGDRVRLADTDLVIEVEKDHTTYGEEVKFGGGKVIRDGMGQSQRTRRQGAVDTVITNALIVDHWGIVKADVGMKDGRIAAIGKAGNPDIQPGVDIVIGPGTEIIAGEGRILTAGGIDSHIHFIAPQQIEEALTSGVTTMIGGGTGPAHGTLATTCTPGPWHLGRMMQAAESFPMNLGFLGKGNASRPAALVEQLVGGACGLKLHEDWGTTPAAIDNCLSVADDHDVQVAIHTDTLNESGFVEASIKAFKGRTIHTFHTEGAGGGHAPDIIRVCGLPNVLPSSTNPTMPYTVNTVDEHLDMLMVCHHLDPRIPEDVAFAESRIRRETIAAEDVLHDIGAFSMMSSDSQAMGRVGEVIVRTWQTADKMRKQRGRLPEEKGDNDNFRVKRYVAKYTINVAIAQGIAKHVGSVEVGKLADLVLWSPAFFGVKPDFVIKGGSIATAPMGDPNASIPTPQPVHYRPMFGAYGRNRVQSSVIFTSAAGLAAGIGRKWGLSRPLVAVGNTRGGISKKKMVHNSATPRIEVDPETYEVRADGELLTCEPATVLAMAQRYFLF, encoded by the coding sequence ATGAAACCCGGCGAGATCATTCCCGCGACCGGCGAGATCGCCCTCAACGAGGGCCGCGAGACGATCACCCTGGAGGTCGCCAACAGCGGCGACCGGCCGATCCAGGTCGGCAGCCACTACCATTTCTTCGAGACCAACGAGGCGCTGAAGTTCGACCGCGCCAAGTCCAAGGGCTTCCGGCTGAACATCGCCGCCGGCACGGCCGTGCGGTTCGAGCCCGGCCAGACGCGCGAGGTCACCTTGGTCGCGATGGCCGGCGCGCGCGTCGTGCACGGCTTCAACGCCAAGGTCTCCGGCAAGCTGCCGCCTGCCAAGCGGGTCACGGCGAGCGGCGGCAACAGCCCGGCGCGCATCTCGCGCTCGGCCTACGCCTCGATGTTCGGCCCGACCGTCGGCGACCGCGTGCGGCTGGCCGACACCGACCTGGTCATCGAGGTCGAGAAGGACCACACGACCTACGGCGAGGAGGTCAAGTTCGGCGGCGGCAAGGTGATCCGCGACGGCATGGGCCAGTCGCAGCGCACCCGCCGCCAGGGCGCCGTCGACACGGTGATCACTAACGCGCTGATCGTCGACCACTGGGGCATCGTGAAGGCCGATGTCGGCATGAAGGACGGCCGCATCGCCGCCATCGGCAAGGCCGGCAACCCCGATATCCAGCCGGGCGTCGACATCGTCATCGGGCCGGGCACGGAGATCATCGCCGGCGAGGGGCGCATCCTCACGGCCGGCGGCATCGACAGCCACATCCACTTCATCGCCCCGCAGCAGATCGAGGAGGCGCTGACCAGCGGCGTCACGACGATGATCGGCGGCGGCACCGGCCCGGCGCACGGCACGCTGGCCACCACCTGCACGCCCGGCCCGTGGCATCTCGGGCGCATGATGCAGGCCGCCGAATCCTTTCCGATGAACCTCGGCTTCCTCGGCAAGGGCAACGCCAGCCGTCCCGCCGCGCTGGTCGAGCAGCTCGTCGGCGGCGCCTGCGGCCTGAAGCTGCACGAGGACTGGGGCACCACGCCGGCGGCGATCGACAACTGCCTGTCGGTGGCCGACGACCACGACGTGCAGGTCGCGATCCACACCGACACGCTCAACGAGTCGGGTTTCGTCGAGGCGTCGATCAAGGCCTTCAAGGGCCGCACGATCCACACCTTCCACACCGAGGGCGCCGGCGGCGGCCACGCGCCGGACATCATCCGCGTCTGCGGTCTGCCCAACGTGCTGCCGTCGTCGACCAACCCGACCATGCCCTACACGGTCAACACCGTGGACGAGCATCTCGACATGCTGATGGTCTGCCACCATCTCGATCCGCGCATCCCCGAGGACGTGGCGTTCGCCGAGAGCCGCATCCGGCGCGAGACCATCGCCGCCGAGGACGTCCTGCACGACATCGGCGCCTTCAGCATGATGTCGTCCGACAGCCAGGCGATGGGCCGGGTCGGCGAGGTGATCGTGCGCACATGGCAGACCGCCGACAAGATGCGCAAGCAGCGCGGCCGGCTGCCGGAGGAGAAGGGCGACAACGACAATTTCCGCGTGAAGCGCTACGTCGCCAAATACACGATCAACGTCGCCATCGCGCAGGGCATCGCGAAGCACGTCGGCTCGGTCGAGGTCGGCAAGCTGGCCGACCTGGTGCTGTGGTCGCCGGCGTTCTTCGGCGTTAAGCCGGATTTCGTGATCAAGGGCGGCTCGATCGCGACGGCGCCGATGGGCGATCCCAACGCCTCGATCCCGACGCCGCAGCCCGTGCACTACCGGCCGATGTTCGGCGCCTACGGCCGCAACCGCGTCCAGAGCTCGGTGATCTTCACGTCGGCCGCCGGGCTGGCGGCGGGCATCGGCCGCAAATGGGGCCTGTCGCGGCCGCTGGTCGCCGTCGGCAACACCCGCGGCGGCATCTCGAAGAAGAAGATGGTGCACAACTCGGCGACACCGAGGATCGAGGTCGATCCGGAGACCTACGAGGTGCGCGCGGACGGCGAGCTGCTGACCTGCGAGCCCGCCACGGTGCTGGCGATGGCGCAGCGCTATTTCCTGTTCTGA
- a CDS encoding urease subunit gamma → MNLTPREKDKLLISMAAMVARRRLERGVKLNHPEAIALITDFVVEGARDGRTVAELMRDGAAVVTRAQVMDGIAEMIHEIQVEATFPDGTKLVTVHQPIR, encoded by the coding sequence GTGAATCTGACGCCGCGGGAAAAGGACAAGCTGCTGATCTCGATGGCGGCGATGGTGGCGCGCCGCCGGCTCGAACGCGGCGTCAAGCTCAACCACCCCGAGGCCATCGCGCTGATCACCGATTTCGTGGTCGAGGGCGCGCGCGACGGCCGCACGGTGGCCGAGCTGATGCGCGACGGCGCCGCGGTGGTCACGCGGGCGCAGGTGATGGACGGCATCGCCGAGATGATCCACGAGATCCAGGTCGAGGCGACCTTCCCCGACGGCACGAAGCTCGTGACCGTCCACCAGCCGATCCGCTGA
- a CDS encoding urease accessory protein UreD, with amino-acid sequence MSAPRAGRASPLQRADGAAELAFARRDGGITALAHLFQSDPCRVLFPREEDGDPPQAAIVTLSGGLSDGDRVRVAVEIRDGAVATVTTQAAEKIYRASSYAEDCVVDVSLAVRAGATLEWLPQETIVFDGARLRRRTVVDLAPDARLLACEMVALGRTASGESFTHGLVLDSWRIRRDGGLVWADALRLDGPPPTGLSGFGDATSIATAIYAAADAPARLDAAREALDAIEAALPGLRAGITAVNGSLVARFLGDSRVVRMGVARLIAKLRAICLGLPERLPRVWHV; translated from the coding sequence ATGAGCGCGCCGCGCGCCGGGCGCGCCAGCCCGCTGCAGCGCGCCGACGGCGCGGCCGAGCTGGCGTTCGCGCGGCGCGACGGCGGGATCACGGCGCTGGCGCATCTGTTCCAGAGCGATCCCTGCCGCGTGCTGTTTCCGCGCGAGGAGGATGGCGATCCGCCGCAGGCGGCGATCGTCACGCTGTCGGGCGGATTGAGCGACGGCGACCGGGTCCGCGTCGCGGTCGAGATCCGCGACGGCGCGGTGGCGACGGTCACCACGCAGGCGGCGGAGAAGATCTACCGCGCCTCGTCCTACGCCGAGGACTGCGTCGTCGACGTGTCGCTCGCGGTCCGCGCGGGCGCGACGCTGGAGTGGCTGCCGCAGGAGACGATCGTGTTCGACGGCGCGCGTCTGCGCCGGCGCACCGTCGTCGACCTGGCGCCCGACGCGCGCCTGCTGGCGTGCGAGATGGTGGCGCTGGGCCGCACCGCCAGCGGCGAGAGCTTCACGCATGGCCTCGTGCTCGATTCGTGGCGGATCCGGCGCGACGGTGGTCTGGTCTGGGCCGACGCGCTGCGGCTCGACGGGCCGCCGCCGACCGGCCTTTCGGGCTTCGGCGACGCGACGTCCATCGCCACCGCGATCTACGCCGCCGCCGACGCGCCGGCGCGACTCGACGCGGCCCGCGAGGCGCTCGACGCGATCGAGGCCGCGCTCCCGGGTCTACGTGCCGGGATCACGGCGGTGAACGGCTCGCTCGTTGCCCGTTTTTTGGGCGACTCGCGGGTGGTGCGGATGGGCGTGGCGCGCTTGATTGCCAAGCTCCGGGCGATCTGTCTTGGATTGCCCGAGCGTCTGCCCCGGGTATGGCACGTTTAG
- a CDS encoding 3-dehydroquinate dehydratase, with amino-acid sequence MTGATRKTAAGRTAAPRRRRANRPRILLLQGANMTYLGQRQPELYGTTTRAELDSLLAAHARARGVDLDIVYTHVEGEAVARIYGALDAGLDALVMNPAGFLYAGFALRDCLRAIPVPIVEVHMTNIEKRGVRTITAEAATGYIAGFGIDSYILGLDAALGLLARAKP; translated from the coding sequence ATGACGGGGGCGACGAGGAAGACCGCGGCGGGAAGGACGGCCGCGCCGCGGCGTCGACGCGCCAATCGGCCGCGCATCCTGCTGCTGCAGGGCGCCAACATGACCTATCTCGGCCAGCGCCAGCCCGAGCTCTACGGCACCACGACCCGCGCCGAGCTCGACTCGCTGCTCGCCGCCCACGCGCGCGCGCGCGGCGTGGACCTCGATATCGTCTACACCCATGTCGAGGGCGAGGCGGTGGCCCGCATCTACGGCGCGCTCGACGCCGGCCTCGACGCGCTGGTCATGAATCCCGCCGGATTTCTGTACGCGGGCTTCGCGCTGCGCGACTGCCTGCGCGCGATCCCCGTGCCGATCGTCGAAGTGCACATGACCAACATCGAGAAACGCGGCGTCCGCACGATCACGGCGGAGGCCGCGACCGGCTACATCGCCGGTTTCGGGATCGATTCCTACATCCTCGGCCTCGACGCGGCGCTGGGCCTGCTGGCGCGCGCCAAGCCATGA
- a CDS encoding arylesterase — protein sequence MSGRLGEDCGAVAADAAPAGYGDPRSGVNRRRLSIGGIAALAGLAVLSATQPRAAEPLRVAMLGDSLTAGYGLKPEQALPARLEAALKAAGRDIVIANHGVSGDTTAGGLARLDWLMGDKPRLVLVGLGANDALRGLDPAETERNLDAILAKLKAAGAALMLLGMKAPRNFGAQYVEAFDGLYERLAKKHDVPLYPFLLDGVATVAELNQPDGIHPNLRGVDEIVARLAPAVIKTIDSLPKPTG from the coding sequence ATGTCGGGCAGGCTCGGCGAGGATTGCGGCGCGGTCGCGGCGGACGCCGCACCGGCGGGATATGGCGATCCGCGCAGCGGCGTCAACCGCCGTCGCCTGTCGATCGGCGGGATCGCGGCGCTGGCCGGCCTCGCCGTTCTGTCGGCGACGCAGCCGCGCGCGGCCGAGCCGCTGCGTGTCGCGATGCTGGGCGACAGCCTCACAGCGGGCTACGGCCTGAAGCCCGAGCAGGCCCTGCCGGCGCGGCTGGAGGCGGCGCTCAAGGCCGCCGGTCGCGATATCGTGATCGCCAACCACGGCGTCTCCGGCGACACCACGGCCGGCGGGCTGGCCCGGCTGGACTGGTTGATGGGCGACAAACCGCGGCTGGTGCTGGTCGGGCTGGGCGCCAACGACGCGCTGCGCGGCCTCGATCCGGCCGAGACCGAGCGCAACCTCGACGCGATCCTCGCCAAGTTGAAAGCCGCCGGCGCCGCGCTGATGCTGCTGGGCATGAAGGCGCCGCGCAATTTCGGCGCGCAGTACGTCGAGGCGTTCGACGGCCTCTACGAGCGCCTCGCGAAGAAGCACGACGTGCCGCTGTATCCGTTCCTGCTCGACGGCGTGGCGACGGTCGCCGAGCTGAACCAGCCCGACGGCATCCACCCCAACCTGCGCGGCGTCGACGAGATCGTCGCCCGCCTGGCGCCGGCCGTGATCAAGACCATCGACTCGCTCCCCAAGCCCACCGGCTGA
- a CDS encoding ATP-binding cassette domain-containing protein, which translates to MIRLRDVRLDMESDAGTVNILRGIDLDIAPGGTTALVGPSGAGKSSLMMVVGGLERATSGSVEVAGVDLRTLSDDGLARFRRDRLGIVFQGFHLVPTMTATENVALPLEFAGAKDPFGAAETALREVGLGHRLTHYPAQLSGGEQQRVAVARAFAARPGLLLADEPTGNLDGATGTQVMGLLFDLARGAGATLVLITHDPAIAARCDRVVHIADGRVADDAS; encoded by the coding sequence ATGATCCGCCTGCGCGACGTGCGCCTCGATATGGAGAGCGACGCCGGCACGGTCAACATCCTGCGCGGCATCGACCTCGATATCGCCCCGGGCGGCACCACGGCGCTGGTCGGCCCCTCCGGCGCCGGCAAGTCGAGCCTGATGATGGTGGTGGGCGGTCTGGAGCGCGCCACGTCGGGCTCCGTCGAGGTCGCCGGCGTCGATCTGCGCACCCTGTCGGACGACGGGCTGGCGCGGTTCCGCCGCGACCGGCTGGGCATCGTGTTCCAGGGGTTCCATCTCGTGCCGACGATGACCGCGACCGAGAACGTCGCGCTGCCGTTGGAATTCGCCGGCGCCAAGGATCCGTTCGGCGCCGCCGAGACGGCGCTGCGCGAGGTCGGCCTCGGCCACCGCCTGACGCACTATCCCGCGCAGCTCTCCGGTGGCGAGCAGCAGCGCGTCGCGGTGGCGCGGGCCTTCGCCGCCCGGCCCGGCCTGCTGCTGGCCGACGAGCCGACCGGCAATCTCGATGGCGCCACCGGCACGCAGGTGATGGGCCTGCTGTTCGATCTGGCGCGCGGCGCCGGCGCGACTCTGGTGCTGATCACCCACGATCCCGCGATCGCGGCGCGCTGCGACCGCGTCGTGCACATCGCCGACGGCCGCGTCGCGGACGACGCGTCGTGA
- a CDS encoding ABC transporter permease, with product MRLALRELRTGFAGFGLFLACLALGVAAIAGILSISRAVEEGLRADARSLLGGDVSIAQSYRPATPEQLAAFGRDGARVARWIELRGMARAEAPDSRPTLVQIKAVDGLYPLAGGLEIAGGGELRALLAPRDGVFGAVVEDIALRRLGIGIGGRVRVGDAVVEIRGVIAREPDRGLGLFGIGPRLMLSLDAMPATGLIQPGSMMTYEYRVALPDGAAYRAWIGDLQRRFPQAGWRVRGLDQAGGGLRMWTDRLTLYLELIGLASLLVGGVGVGNAVDAFLRARVRTIAILKCLGAPAALVSRIYFLQIAMLAAVGIAIGVAVGAVLPYLAEAAMGDALPVRARVALYAKPLAVAATFGGLVALLFALWPMARARAVPAASLMRGAVSPAGFRPTLRDIAILGAAAAALVAFTLFAASDKRIAAWFAVGAIGAFIAFPLLARVAMLAARLAGRPRAAVLRLALANIHRPGAPTPTVMLSLGLGLTVLVATALVEGNLQNQLGKRIPKDAPAFFVVDIQPDQIGPFAALVGAQTGVTRLDKVPSLRGRIVRIAGRPVSEVAVPANARWAVDGDRGLTYAAALPEGSRVVAGEWWPADYRGPPLISFDAELAAAFGVGVGDTITLNVLGRDVEARIANLRRIDWTSLSLNFTFVFAPGALERAPQTFLATVYAREPAAEEAVYKAVTDRFANVTVVRVKDALETAGKILGNIGLAARAVGVVGIAAGLLVLAGAILATQRRRVHDTVVMKVLGATRARILGVYALEFAALGLVTALAATAAGTLAAWLVVRLVMGLEWVFLPSVAVITAAVAVGLTLAVGLAGALAALRQRPLAILRNE from the coding sequence GTGCGGCTGGCGCTGCGCGAGCTGCGCACGGGGTTCGCCGGCTTCGGCCTGTTCCTCGCCTGCCTGGCGCTCGGCGTCGCCGCCATCGCCGGCATCCTGTCGATCTCGCGCGCGGTCGAGGAGGGGCTGCGGGCCGACGCCCGTTCCCTGCTCGGCGGCGACGTCTCGATCGCGCAATCCTACCGGCCGGCGACGCCGGAGCAGCTCGCCGCATTCGGCCGCGACGGCGCGCGGGTGGCGCGCTGGATCGAGCTGCGCGGCATGGCCCGCGCCGAGGCGCCGGACTCGCGGCCGACGCTGGTGCAGATCAAGGCGGTCGACGGCCTCTATCCGCTGGCCGGCGGGTTGGAGATCGCCGGCGGCGGCGAGCTGCGCGCGCTGCTGGCGCCACGCGACGGCGTGTTCGGCGCCGTGGTCGAGGACATCGCGCTGCGCCGGCTCGGAATCGGCATCGGCGGCCGCGTGCGCGTCGGCGACGCCGTCGTCGAGATCCGCGGCGTCATCGCGCGCGAGCCCGACCGCGGGCTGGGTCTGTTCGGCATCGGTCCGCGCCTGATGCTGTCGCTCGACGCCATGCCGGCCACCGGACTGATCCAGCCCGGCAGCATGATGACCTACGAGTACCGCGTCGCGCTGCCCGACGGCGCCGCCTACCGCGCGTGGATCGGCGATCTCCAACGGCGCTTCCCGCAGGCCGGCTGGCGCGTGCGCGGCCTCGACCAGGCCGGTGGCGGCCTGCGCATGTGGACCGACCGTCTGACGCTCTACCTCGAGCTGATCGGACTGGCGTCGCTGCTGGTCGGCGGCGTCGGTGTCGGCAACGCGGTCGACGCCTTCCTGCGCGCCCGCGTGCGCACCATCGCGATCCTCAAATGCCTCGGCGCGCCGGCGGCGTTGGTGTCGCGCATCTACTTCCTGCAGATCGCCATGCTCGCGGCGGTCGGCATCGCCATCGGCGTCGCGGTCGGCGCGGTGCTGCCGTACCTGGCCGAGGCGGCGATGGGCGACGCGCTGCCGGTGCGCGCCCGCGTCGCGCTCTACGCCAAGCCGCTGGCCGTCGCCGCCACGTTCGGCGGGCTCGTGGCGCTGCTCTTCGCGTTGTGGCCGATGGCGCGCGCCCGCGCCGTGCCGGCCGCCAGCCTGATGCGCGGCGCGGTGTCGCCGGCCGGCTTCCGCCCGACCTTGCGCGACATCGCCATCCTCGGCGCCGCGGCCGCGGCGCTGGTCGCGTTCACCCTGTTCGCGGCGTCCGACAAGCGCATCGCCGCGTGGTTCGCGGTCGGCGCGATCGGCGCCTTCATCGCGTTCCCGCTGCTGGCGCGCGTCGCCATGCTGGCCGCGCGTCTCGCGGGCAGGCCGCGCGCCGCGGTGCTGCGGCTGGCGCTGGCCAACATCCACCGCCCCGGCGCGCCGACGCCGACGGTGATGCTGTCGCTGGGGCTGGGGCTCACCGTGCTGGTGGCGACGGCGCTGGTCGAGGGCAATCTGCAGAACCAGCTCGGCAAGCGCATCCCCAAGGACGCGCCGGCGTTCTTCGTGGTCGACATCCAGCCCGACCAGATCGGCCCGTTCGCGGCGCTGGTCGGCGCCCAGACCGGCGTCACCCGGCTCGACAAGGTGCCCAGCCTGCGCGGCCGCATCGTGCGCATCGCCGGCCGGCCGGTGTCCGAGGTGGCCGTGCCGGCCAACGCGCGCTGGGCGGTCGACGGCGACCGCGGCCTGACCTACGCCGCGGCGCTGCCCGAGGGCAGCCGCGTCGTCGCCGGCGAATGGTGGCCGGCCGACTACAGGGGTCCGCCGCTGATCAGCTTCGACGCCGAGCTGGCGGCCGCGTTCGGCGTCGGCGTCGGCGACACCATCACGCTCAACGTGCTGGGCCGCGACGTCGAGGCGCGGATCGCCAATCTGCGGCGCATCGACTGGACCTCGCTGTCGCTGAACTTCACGTTCGTGTTCGCGCCGGGCGCGCTGGAGCGCGCGCCGCAGACCTTCCTCGCCACCGTCTACGCGCGCGAGCCGGCGGCCGAGGAGGCGGTCTACAAGGCCGTCACCGACCGCTTCGCCAACGTCACCGTCGTGCGGGTCAAGGACGCGCTCGAGACCGCCGGCAAGATCCTCGGCAACATCGGCCTGGCGGCCCGCGCGGTCGGCGTGGTCGGCATCGCCGCCGGACTGCTGGTGCTGGCCGGCGCCATCCTCGCCACCCAGCGCCGCCGCGTGCATGACACCGTGGTCATGAAGGTGCTCGGCGCCACCCGGGCCCGCATCCTCGGCGTCTACGCGCTGGAGTTCGCCGCGCTCGGCCTCGTCACCGCGCTGGCCGCCACCGCCGCCGGCACCTTGGCGGCGTGGCTGGTGGTGCGCTTGGTGATGGGGCTGGAGTGGGTGTTCCTGCCCTCGGTCGCCGTCATCACCGCCGCCGTCGCCGTCGGCCTCACTCTGGCCGTCGGCCTCGCCGGCGCGCTGGCGGCCCTGCGGCAGCGCCCGCTGGCGATTCTGCGGAACGAGTGA
- a CDS encoding OmpA family protein produces the protein MAGGPKGRSGVLVHGPFVRLAYNWGAPPSGPEAPKPVVSGKKSYIVFFDFDRALITPTAATTIKQAATDAKAGKSTRLDVTGHADKSGGDAYNMALSLRRANAVKDQLVREGIPANQIAVVGRGESMPLVQTADGVREPQNRRVEIVLN, from the coding sequence ATCGCGGGCGGACCGAAGGGCCGCAGCGGCGTCCTCGTGCACGGCCCGTTCGTGCGCCTGGCGTACAACTGGGGCGCGCCGCCGTCGGGCCCTGAGGCGCCGAAGCCGGTCGTGAGCGGCAAGAAGAGCTACATCGTGTTCTTCGACTTCGACCGGGCGTTGATCACGCCGACCGCCGCGACCACGATCAAGCAGGCGGCGACGGACGCGAAGGCCGGCAAGTCGACCCGTCTGGACGTGACGGGCCACGCCGACAAGTCGGGTGGCGACGCCTACAACATGGCGCTGTCGCTGCGCCGCGCGAACGCGGTGAAGGACCAGCTGGTGCGCGAGGGCATCCCGGCGAACCAGATCGCGGTCGTGGGCCGTGGCGAGTCGATGCCGCTGGTGCAGACTGCGGACGGCGTGCGCGAGCCGCAGAACCGCCGCGTCGAGATCGTCCTGAACTGA
- the ada gene encoding bifunctional DNA-binding transcriptional regulator/O6-methylguanine-DNA methyltransferase Ada — protein sequence MPDDATCWAAVGRRDRAYNGRFYFSVRTTGVYCLPSCAARPARRENVAFHASCEAAEAAGFRACKRCKPREWRADAGLSRAVAEACRRLDTDDSESRPSLERIARGLGITASTLTRRFQRELGMTPRDWIAARKSGRFRAALRQGGSVTEALYDAGYGSASRVYESSDKVLGMTPATYRKGGAGARLAYAIADSDHGRVLVAATPKGVAAVFLGADDSALVDELRADFPAAEIAPDDGALAPRVKAVLARLDGRKPTALDAADVPLDIAGTAFQWRVWKALTEIPAGETRTYGQIAGALGRPNAARAVGRACATNPVSIVVPCHRAVGSTGALTGYRWGVERKKRLLEGERRRAAR from the coding sequence ATGCCCGACGACGCGACCTGCTGGGCCGCGGTCGGACGGCGCGACCGCGCCTACAACGGCCGCTTCTATTTCTCCGTGCGCACCACCGGCGTCTACTGCCTGCCGTCCTGCGCGGCCCGTCCGGCGCGGCGCGAGAACGTCGCCTTCCACGCCTCCTGCGAGGCCGCCGAGGCCGCCGGCTTCCGCGCCTGCAAGCGCTGCAAGCCGCGGGAATGGCGGGCCGATGCCGGCCTGTCGCGCGCCGTGGCCGAGGCCTGCCGCCGGCTCGACACCGACGACTCCGAGTCGCGTCCCTCGCTCGAGCGCATCGCCCGCGGCCTGGGCATCACCGCCTCGACCCTGACGCGGCGCTTCCAGCGCGAACTCGGTATGACGCCGCGCGACTGGATCGCGGCCCGCAAGAGCGGCCGCTTCCGCGCCGCGCTGCGCCAGGGCGGCTCGGTGACCGAGGCGCTCTACGACGCCGGCTACGGCAGCGCCAGCCGGGTCTACGAATCCTCCGACAAGGTGCTGGGCATGACTCCCGCGACGTACCGGAAAGGCGGCGCCGGCGCGCGTCTGGCCTACGCCATCGCCGACAGCGACCACGGCCGCGTGCTGGTCGCGGCCACGCCGAAGGGCGTCGCCGCCGTGTTCCTCGGGGCCGACGATTCGGCGCTGGTGGACGAGCTGCGCGCAGACTTCCCGGCCGCCGAGATCGCGCCCGACGACGGTGCGCTGGCGCCGCGGGTGAAGGCCGTGCTGGCCCGCCTCGACGGCCGCAAGCCCACCGCGCTCGACGCCGCCGACGTGCCGCTCGACATCGCCGGCACCGCGTTCCAGTGGCGGGTGTGGAAGGCGCTGACCGAGATCCCGGCCGGCGAGACGCGCACCTACGGCCAGATCGCGGGCGCGCTCGGCCGTCCCAACGCCGCCCGCGCCGTCGGCCGCGCCTGCGCCACCAATCCGGTGTCGATCGTCGTGCCGTGCCACCGCGCCGTCGGCTCGACCGGCGCGCTCACCGGCTACCGCTGGGGCGTCGAGCGCAAGAAGCGCCTGCTGGAGGGCGAGCGCCGGCGCGCGGCGCGGTAG